CTTCCTGCTCGCTATCGGGATCGATGTTTTCATCGCGAAGCAACGTGCACGCATTAAGAATCGCCGCGAACGGATTTCGCAATTCATGCGATAGAGTCGCCAGGAACTGATCTCGTTGCTGCACGGCGCGACGAATTTCTGATTCGGCACGACGCTGCTGAGTGATATCACGTGCGATAATCGAAGCCCCATCGATATCGCCGTTGTGATTTTGAATGGGCGAAATGGTCAAAGAGACGTCAAACCTGTCGCCATTCTTGCGGCAGCGGATCGTCTCGACCCGATCGACAGACAAACCATTACGAATCCGCTGCAAATAGCCCGACGCTTCATCGCTAAGGTTGTCCGGTGTCAGGATCCCATCCCGCCGACCGATCACGTCCTTGCTTTCGTAGCCGAACAGCCTGGTTGCACCAAGGTTCCAAGTGCGGATTGCCCCATCCAGGTCGACTCGGTAAATCGCGTCGTCGGTATGCTCGACAATCTCGCTCAGTTCTTGCAATCGAGCTTGAGCGACTTTCAGTGACGTGATATCGACCAGCGTCAAAACAATCCCATCGATTCCGTTGGGAGCCACATACGGACGAATCCGCATCAGGTACCAGGTTTCATGGACGTCATCGCGAACTTCGAACTCTTTTGGCTTTCCCTTGGCGATGACCGCCTCGATATCGCTATCGAGCGTGTCGTGCTTGATACGGTGTGAAAAGTTGTCGAACCGTCGACCGATATCCTGCGGAATCAGATTAAATATTGCGGCAGCGCCGGTCGTGAATCGACGGATGCCCAATTCACGATCGAGAAACAACTGATGCACATCGCTGCCGTTGAGCAGGTTGTTGATGTCGTTTGTCAGCTCGGTTAGCTCGGTGATCTTCCGCTGGTGTTCCGAGTTTACCGTGTACAGTTCCTCGTTGACGCTGTGCAATTCCTCGTTGGTGCTTTGCAACTCTTCATTCGACGAAACCAACTCCTCATTCGCGCTTTGCAATTCTTCGTTGGTCGCTTGCAATTCCTCGATCGTGGTTTGCAAGCTCTCTTTTGTGAAATCCAACTCGCGTCGCAAATCGCCAAGCTCACGAGTCTCGTTTGAAATCTCAAGTTCTTCGGTTGCAACCAGCCTTGCCGGTATTTCCGACGAATCGTCGAACTGAACCAGCCACTGGATCGTCGATCCATCAGGGCGTATCGGCTGCACTGAGACAGAAATGTTGGTCATGCCGATTTCGGTCCGACATTCAACGCTCGATGCGACGACCTTATTGCCGGTCTTCTCCGACTGCCGAAGCGAATTAGCAACAACTGATGCCAAATCCGGGTGAAGCAGTGTCAACACGTCTTTGGTGGGGCGTCCGGAACTGAACTGCAGGTACCGCCCGGCCTTTGCAAACGTATGCAGGATCTCTCGATTGCCGTTGACCAAGATCGAAGGTGGAATGAACTGATCGAGCAGCTGATCGTAAGTCTTCAGCATCGACCGTGTGCTTAAGAACCCTGACGAGTCCTCTCGCTGCGGCTGCACACGGCGGTCGCCACCAATGGGCGTCTGAAGCTCAAAAGCTTTACTCGGGAACCGATCACGGCATTTTGTAAACAAGTTGCTCGATTCATCAGTCACCCGAAAGACATCTTCGAGGTCACCGATATTTTCGCTGCCACCTAGCAACAGAAAACCGTCGCGGCGCAATCCAAAGTGAAACAGCCCCAGGACCTTTCGCTGAGCCGGAGGCGTGAGATAGATCAATAGGTTCCGGCACGAGATAAAATCGATTTTGGTGAACGGCGCATCTCGCAAAATGTTGTGTGGCGAGAACACCACCATTTTCCGAAGCAACGGCGATACTTGGTAATTTCCATTCCTGCGAATGAAGAATCGCTCTAGACGCTCAGGTGAGATGCCGGTGAGGCGATTCTCTGAGTAGATACCTTGGCTGGCCGCGGCAAGAGACTTTTCGTGAACGTCGGATGCAAAGATCCGCACCTCGCGTTCCAGCCCCAACTTCTCGAGATGCTCGGCTATCAAGATCGCGATCGAGTAAGCCTCTTCACCCGTGCCACAACCGGCAACCCAAATGCGAAGTTCCTGCTGCCCCTCAACTCGGCTAGCAAGTCGCGGGATCACGTTCGCTTCGAGATACGAAAACACTTCGGTGTCGCGAAAAAATCGCGTGACACCAATCAACAGGTCGTGATAAAGCGATTCGAGTTCGTCCGTCGATCCGACGGCCCATTGTGCGTAGGACGCCAAGTCCTCATGTCCGGTGACTTCCAATCGACGGGTCAACCGACGTTTCATCATCGACGTTCGATAGTTCGCGAAGTTGATTCCGTAACGCACATTGAGGTGCTCGAGAACCATCGCCAACGGTTCGTTTCCTTGGCTTGGCTGGGCTAAAAATGCTTCCAAGTCTTCCTCAGAATCCATCGCGTGCCGCACCAAAGCTTGTGCGATTCTGGTCGCGGGTAACTCGATATCAACCACTCCGGTTGCGATAGCGCTATGCGGCATCCCATCGAAACTGGGGTCACTTTGCGAGACCACCAAACCACCACATTTGTGAATCTCGCGGATGCCGCGGGATCCATCCGAACCGGTCCCCGACAAAATCACCGCAATCGCCCGTGAACCGGCGTCCTGGGCCAGGGAGCGCAGAAAGTAATCGATCGGAAAACTCAATTGGTCCTGTTCCGATCGATCGGTCAACCGAAGCCTTCCGCCACTGACGATCGCCTCTTTCTTGGCGGGCATCAGATAGACTTGGTGAGGCAGCACCTCCATCCCATCTTCGATCACCTGCACCGGCAGCTTGGTTTTTCGGGACAAGAGCTGATCCATCACGCTCTTAAAATCGGGTGACAGGTGCTGAATCACCACATAGGCAAGCGGTGCTGAAGGATCCGCCGCATGGAAAAAATCTTCCAATGCCGACAATCCCCCGGCGGAGGCGCCGATTCCTACGATGTAACACTCATCAGAATCAGGCATCCGCAAGCGACCCCATAAACCGAAGAAAATCGATTGCCTAGTTTGAAGAAAATAGGATTAGCGCAAAAAGATTGGTGCCAAAAAGCTTGCCGTACCTTTCTGCAGATCGCGAAATGCTACCACGAGTGAGTTGCCGTGCACAACTTGTGGCACATTTGAGATCGTTTTTACCACCTAAAACTGGAGGCGAACTCCTATCTTGGAATGCGCGTACACCTGAAAGGTGCGTTCACCGTTTTGAGCTAGCACGGTAGAATCGTCACTCCGGGGCGCTCGATTGGAGACGAATGGAGGAAGATGACAGAAAAAGACAATGAATCGGCAGATCGTGGCATCTGGCTAACCAGTGACGAAGTCCACGAACTACGTGATCACATCCAAGCCTTGAAAGTTGGCCACTCGCTGGTCGCAAACCCAGAACAGCTCGCGCCAGATGAGCTTCACGAGATTTACGTCCAGATGGGTGAAGCTATCTCGAAACTTGCCAGCAGTCGAATTTTTCGAGCGCCAAGACAGTGACCAAACTGCAGAAGCGTCTCGATTGCCGCAATCTCCTTCGCGTGAATGTCCGTGCCGCGCGAAGCTGTGCTACCGGTGCAGACATCCTCCCGATCCCAAACGCTAAGTCTCGCCCAGTGACTGCGTCTCGCCCAGTGACTGCTGCAATCACAGATCGTAAGAAAGCGGCCGCGCGTTGCAGTTTGCCGAACCGGTCTAGCCTGTGCGAGATAGAGCAACCGACTGAATCAAGAATCAGTTCCAAAACGATACGTCAAATCGGCTGATAGCTAGACCCATCTCAGCAACTGGAGTATGTATAAAAAGCCTCCACAGGCGGGGCAACAAGCCTGTGGAGGCATAAACAGCTGACAATGGAGCTGGGGCAGCGCTCCCGCAACTGTTTGTCTCTTTGGATTTTGATCCTGGTTGCTCGTTATCAGATGAAGCGTACGTCGCGGAGGCGTGCAAGCGGGGGGGATTCTGCCAACCGCATGAGCTGCGGTCTGTAGGAGAGTTACCGCATGACGACATTTTTTAAAAACATTGCAGCATGTCAAAAACGCGATTCATGGTCCTTGATGACCACAAACTGATCCGCCTTGGCATCAAGGCCGCGATCAGCCAACACGACGACTGGGAAATTGTTTCCACGGTCGGGTCGCTTGCAGAGGGAATGAACGCCCTAGAGACCACTGAATTCGACTTTGCGATCGTCGATTTAGGCCTGCCTGACGGCAGCGGCCTGGAGTTCATCGCACGCGCAAAACTCGTTCGCCCAAACTTAAAAATTTTAGTCTCGTCGATGCGAGATGCCCACCTCTTTGCATATCGCTGCATCGCCCATGGGGCCCATGGCTACATTGGCAAACAAGAGTCCGACACCAACATTGACCTTGCTATCCAAACCATCCTTGATGGCAATACCTATGTCTCACCGGATCTCGAAGACCCTGAAGCAACTCCTACGTCAACGAAGTCACTAACTCTCTTCCAAGAGATCTCAACGCTATCAAAGCGTGAACTGTCGGTGTTTGAACTGATTGGCCAAGGCTGTTCGACCAAGTTGATTGCCGAACAGATGGGTGTCAAAACAAAGACAGTCGACTTTTACCGTGAGCGGATCAAGAACAAGCTCGAACTCGCCTCGACGTCCGAGCTTTTGCACTACGCAACACGCTGGATCGTCTCACTAGAAGACAGCTAATCCGGCTGCACTGGCACCTTTTAGAGCGACTACATCGACAGCCAGCAGATACTCAGTTCGGGCACCCTACGGCAGGAGCGACCGACCACGTGTCCACATTGCTGAAATAAGATTTCGAGATCAAACGCGGTAAATGCACGCGACGGCCTTGACTGAATCGCACGCTTCGGATCTCGACGCAGAACCAAACCGGTTCCGCAAAGTAGCTTCGTCGCACGAATTGATTGATGACCGCAGGACCAGCACGGCAAAGCTATCGGCAATAGTCTAGCGAGAGAAAAAAGTCGCGTAGGTAGGACCTCGCGCTACAACGAGAAGTGTTTCGTTGCGGCGGTTGCCCCGAGTCGATCCTACCCACGCGGGAGACAGTTCAGGTAAAAATTGCCTGAGCAAATGTGATTAGCACGTCAACGCAGCCGGTTCGGCCAACGCCTTTTGTTGCAGATCGTTGGCCAACTTTTCAGGGTTCAGTGGCTTTGGATACCAACCGTTGACACCTGCAGGACCGATCGGCACGTCAAGTTCATCAGGGTCGCAGCCACTAACGGCAAAGACCATCATGTTCTGGGTTAACGGAGTCGATCTTAATTGATGGATGGTCCATGCCCCGTCGTATTCCGGCATGATCATGTCCAACAGGATCACATCGGGAGTCGCACCGGCTAGCAACCGATCCATTGCTACGGCACCGCTTTCGGCCGTTTCCACGTCCATCTTTTTCAGTCGTAGGTAACCTGCCAGCAACTTCATCTCGTTCCAGTTGTCATCAATGATCATCACGCTCTTTGCGCCGCTGATGTCAACGTCTGGCTTTGGGCCTCGGGTTTCCAACTCACCTCGAAGCACGGGGATTTCAGGTGGTGCTTTGATTCCGACTCTGACCTTGGATGGCCCAGGTCTCAAAATACGAACTTCAATTCCAGTCCCAGGGAAACAAATCGATTCGTCGTTCTTGCGAGAGATAACGAGCATGGCGATTCCTCCTCACGCCTGTTGCACCAAGTTCGCGGCATGGCAACATGATTGGCCGCACGAACACGTTAGGTGCATAAATGGATGTCACTGCCCCAATGACAACATTGGTTGGCACTAGGTACCTCCGTCGTTTCCGCGTGACATCCAGTCGCCGATAAGAGTCGGCAAGAATCAACTTCTTCGCAGAACATCCACATACTATCGGCACTCCCCCGATTGGGCAAGCTCAATTATCCCAGAATTTATCAGCTTGCGTTTTTTGATCATGAGCATGCTGAAAACGCTGCCTTTTAAGCCTGCTTCAAAGTCAACATTCGTTGCTTCTTTGACCGCCATCGCCCAAGCATTTAGCTTCCTATTGCCCTTCGCACAACCAACTGCATACGGCGCTGCCCTATCCGTCAAACTCGATGTCGATGAAAGCTAGATCGCTAGCTCACGCTACTCCGATCGCGAAGTCTTCTGGAGAGTCCTTTGCAAAGATATCGCACCGGCCAACCCAAAGCGAATTTGCGACGAATGAGACCAAGTTTGATTGCGAAATTACGGCGCAGATCGCGAAAGTCGCCGTAGATGATCACGTCGAAAGTACAGGTTTTATATAACTAGAATCGACAGTGCCCGTGGAAATGG
This is a stretch of genomic DNA from Stieleria sp. JC731. It encodes these proteins:
- a CDS encoding response regulator gives rise to the protein MLVISRKNDESICFPGTGIEVRILRPGPSKVRVGIKAPPEIPVLRGELETRGPKPDVDISGAKSVMIIDDNWNEMKLLAGYLRLKKMDVETAESGAVAMDRLLAGATPDVILLDMIMPEYDGAWTIHQLRSTPLTQNMMVFAVSGCDPDELDVPIGPAGVNGWYPKPLNPEKLANDLQQKALAEPAALTC
- a CDS encoding LuxR C-terminal-related transcriptional regulator; amino-acid sequence: MSKTRFMVLDDHKLIRLGIKAAISQHDDWEIVSTVGSLAEGMNALETTEFDFAIVDLGLPDGSGLEFIARAKLVRPNLKILVSSMRDAHLFAYRCIAHGAHGYIGKQESDTNIDLAIQTILDGNTYVSPDLEDPEATPTSTKSLTLFQEISTLSKRELSVFELIGQGCSTKLIAEQMGVKTKTVDFYRERIKNKLELASTSELLHYATRWIVSLEDS
- a CDS encoding CheR family methyltransferase: MPDSDECYIVGIGASAGGLSALEDFFHAADPSAPLAYVVIQHLSPDFKSVMDQLLSRKTKLPVQVIEDGMEVLPHQVYLMPAKKEAIVSGGRLRLTDRSEQDQLSFPIDYFLRSLAQDAGSRAIAVILSGTGSDGSRGIREIHKCGGLVVSQSDPSFDGMPHSAIATGVVDIELPATRIAQALVRHAMDSEEDLEAFLAQPSQGNEPLAMVLEHLNVRYGINFANYRTSMMKRRLTRRLEVTGHEDLASYAQWAVGSTDELESLYHDLLIGVTRFFRDTEVFSYLEANVIPRLASRVEGQQELRIWVAGCGTGEEAYSIAILIAEHLEKLGLEREVRIFASDVHEKSLAAASQGIYSENRLTGISPERLERFFIRRNGNYQVSPLLRKMVVFSPHNILRDAPFTKIDFISCRNLLIYLTPPAQRKVLGLFHFGLRRDGFLLLGGSENIGDLEDVFRVTDESSNLFTKCRDRFPSKAFELQTPIGGDRRVQPQREDSSGFLSTRSMLKTYDQLLDQFIPPSILVNGNREILHTFAKAGRYLQFSSGRPTKDVLTLLHPDLASVVANSLRQSEKTGNKVVASSVECRTEIGMTNISVSVQPIRPDGSTIQWLVQFDDSSEIPARLVATEELEISNETRELGDLRRELDFTKESLQTTIEELQATNEELQSANEELVSSNEELQSTNEELHSVNEELYTVNSEHQRKITELTELTNDINNLLNGSDVHQLFLDRELGIRRFTTGAAAIFNLIPQDIGRRFDNFSHRIKHDTLDSDIEAVIAKGKPKEFEVRDDVHETWYLMRIRPYVAPNGIDGIVLTLVDITSLKVAQARLQELSEIVEHTDDAIYRVDLDGAIRTWNLGATRLFGYESKDVIGRRDGILTPDNLSDEASGYLQRIRNGLSVDRVETIRCRKNGDRFDVSLTISPIQNHNGDIDGASIIARDITQQRRAESEIRRAVQQRDQFLATLSHELRNPFAAILNACTLLRDENIDPDSEQEAREVMEAQLQHIALLLDDLLDVARFTNGKLMIRKRPLDVTKLTGTILDCVQHRFDSSNQTLHVQVDDEPIYVLADAGRLQQAQVNLLVNASRYSPSRRAIWYSVGRDGDQAVVTVRDEGEGISASLLPSIFEPFVQSEQAIHRTQGGMGLGLPIVKAITDAHGGTVEAHSPGPNRGSEFILRFPLTDQRPQVSVDATEEPIAGIRVLLVEDNDGIRRMLARSLQLKGFHVITAANGRSGLREVDREEPDVAVVDIGLPDVDGYEFAKLIRSDRRHKGLVMIAVTGYGRDEDRVQAEEAGFDLHLVKPVDPQRLIEAITKCCKLREQAKD